From Coccinella septempunctata chromosome 4, icCocSept1.1, whole genome shotgun sequence, a single genomic window includes:
- the LOC123311466 gene encoding protein FAM32A-like — protein MASDDPYANVREGKLKLKRDDGIKKKKKAKSKKLSEEQMQNLLEDGIEKKPELSSKQKRTKAELAFLEQKEKNQAKRILEKATMTHKERVEKFNQHLDSLTEHFDIPKVSWTK, from the exons ATGGCTTCTGATGATCCTTACGCAAATGTTCGGGAAGgtaaattaaaattgaaacgTGATGATGggattaaaaaaaagaaaaaagctaAAAGTAAGAAGTTATCTGAAGAACAAATGCAGAACCTTCTAGAAGATGGTATTGAGAAGAAACCCGAATTGTCGTCAAAACAGAAAAGAACCAAAGCAGAGTTGGCATTTTtagaacaaaaagaaaaaaat CAAGCAAAGAGAATACTGGAAAAGGCAACCATGACGCACAAAGAAAGGGTGGAGAAATTTAACCAGCATTTAGACAGTCTGACAGAACACTTTGATATTCCTAAGGTTTCATGGACGAAGTAA
- the LOC123311465 gene encoding coiled-coil domain-containing protein 25, with product MVFYFESTVASPPVTLFMGLDKYENEDLIKWGWPEDVWFHVDKVSSAHVYLRLPTGQTIDDIPSAVIEDAAQLVKANSIMGNKMNDVDVVYTMWSNLKKTPAMEVGQIAFHKEKEVRKIKVAKRINDIVNRLNKTKREEKVDFRAEREKRDRLEREGKKQLLRQEQERKKEIEKKRQEEAELKSYNTLMNSETMAKYDDGNDSDDFM from the exons atggttttttattttgaaagtaCGGTGGCTTCTCCTCCTGTTACTCTGTTCATGGGTTTGGATAAATATGAAa ATGAGGATCTTATCAAATGGGGATGGCCAGAAGATGTATGGTTTCATGTTGATAAAGTTTCGTCGGCCCATGTATACTTGCGTTTACCCACT GGTCAAACAATCGATGATATTCCTTCTGCAGTTATCGAAGATGCAGCTCAGTTAGTGAAGGCTAACAGTATTATGGGAAATAAGATGAATGATGTAGATGTTGTCTACACAATGTGGTCGAATTTGAAGAAAACCCCAGCTATGGAGGTTGGACAAATAGCTTTTCACAAAGAAAAAGAAGTGAGAAAAATTAAAGTTGCTAAAAGAATAAATGATATAGTGAACCGAttgaataaaacaaaaagaGAGGAAAAAGTGG ATTTTAGGGCAGAAAGAGAAAAAAGAGATAGACTAGAAAGGGAGGGGAAAAAGCAACTTCTAAGACAAGAACAGGAAAGGAAGaaggaaattgaaaagaaaagacAGGAAGAAGCTGAACTAAAAAGTTACAATACACTGATGAACAGTGAAACCATGGCTAAATATGATGATGGAAATGATTCTGATGATTTTATGTGA